The proteins below are encoded in one region of Casimicrobium huifangae:
- a CDS encoding RNA-directed DNA polymerase — MKKLIDLSNTEAKVHFMKGSSYFNADLPAYISFDPTLSDVADVLAGGDYQQFKKSQPASLPDVNYSLIANKDGKFSWRPFELMHPAIYVSLVNAVCAEANWALVQQRFATFAGGVVDCCSSPVVSSDQQTDVATQIASWWQNVEQKSLTYSLEFSHLLHTDVTDCYGSLYTHSIAWALHGLKESKNSKGSKGKKAPLLGDTIDEHIRAGRYGQTNGISQGSVLMDLVAEIVLGYVDGLINEELSSHNNVRILRYRDDYRIFARSDESAEYALKVVSDKLRTVGMRLGVAKTFTTRNVVEGSIKPDKLAGIDLQDLGESNAKTVQKQLLRLHAFGQRFPNSGALRRLVAQFHEKITGLKAAPEDLEVLVAIATDIGFVSPATFPAIAGILSGLISLAPNGKRTELWNRVRSKMARVPYNGYLEIWLQRVTQPKAVGIKFDSNETICQIVNGHAHQLWNSSWISSAALKSTVNSKSIVVAEVDEIDPVIQSSEIALFKENAEHY; from the coding sequence ATGAAAAAGTTGATCGATCTATCCAACACTGAGGCCAAAGTTCATTTCATGAAGGGCAGCAGCTACTTCAATGCCGACTTGCCAGCGTACATCAGTTTTGACCCGACACTCAGCGATGTAGCAGATGTGCTTGCTGGTGGTGACTATCAGCAGTTCAAGAAATCGCAACCGGCAAGCTTGCCAGATGTGAACTACAGCCTAATTGCCAACAAGGATGGCAAATTCTCGTGGCGGCCGTTCGAACTGATGCATCCCGCTATCTACGTCTCGCTTGTAAATGCTGTGTGCGCAGAAGCTAACTGGGCGCTTGTCCAACAGCGGTTCGCTACCTTCGCTGGCGGCGTGGTCGATTGCTGCAGCTCACCAGTTGTTTCATCCGATCAGCAAACAGATGTTGCGACGCAAATTGCGAGTTGGTGGCAAAACGTTGAACAAAAGTCTCTCACGTACTCTCTGGAATTCAGCCACTTACTCCATACGGACGTGACTGACTGCTATGGCTCTCTATACACGCACAGTATCGCTTGGGCATTGCATGGTCTAAAAGAATCCAAAAACTCAAAAGGCAGTAAAGGCAAGAAGGCACCGCTACTCGGCGACACTATAGACGAGCACATCCGAGCTGGTCGGTATGGACAGACTAACGGCATTTCGCAAGGGTCGGTGCTAATGGACTTGGTGGCCGAGATCGTTCTGGGCTACGTTGACGGACTCATCAATGAGGAACTGTCTAGTCACAACAATGTTCGAATTCTTCGGTATCGCGATGACTATCGAATCTTCGCCAGGAGCGATGAGAGTGCCGAGTATGCGCTCAAGGTTGTGAGCGACAAGCTACGAACGGTCGGAATGCGGCTTGGTGTGGCGAAGACTTTCACCACGCGAAATGTGGTTGAGGGTTCAATCAAACCCGACAAGTTGGCGGGCATCGACTTGCAAGATTTGGGTGAATCCAATGCGAAGACGGTTCAGAAGCAACTTTTGAGGTTGCATGCGTTCGGTCAGCGGTTCCCTAATAGCGGAGCGTTGCGACGGTTAGTGGCACAGTTTCACGAAAAGATAACTGGCTTGAAGGCTGCGCCAGAAGACTTGGAAGTACTGGTCGCAATCGCTACGGATATTGGTTTCGTTTCGCCTGCTACCTTTCCGGCCATTGCAGGCATACTGAGCGGCTTGATTTCGTTGGCACCAAATGGCAAGAGGACCGAGCTGTGGAATAGAGTGCGAAGCAAGATGGCCCGAGTCCCGTACAACGGTTATCTCGAAATTTGGCTACAACGCGTCACGCAACCGAAAGCAGTCGGCATCAAGTTCGATTCCAATGAAACGATTTGTCAGATAGTCAATGGTCACGCGCACCAGTTATGGAACTCCAGTTGGATCTCGAGTGCCGCGCTGAAAAGTACGGTCAATTCCAAGAGTATCGTTGTCGCAGAAGTCGATGAAATCGACCCCGTAATTCAGTCTAGTGAGATAGCGCTATTCAAAGAGAATGCGGAGCACTACTAG
- a CDS encoding M20/M25/M40 family metallo-hydrolase: MTARPDTHPFNSDQSAALLRRASKQWDSDIVPQLIEYVKLPAKSPSFEAEWKRAGQIQRAIEQAQKFVAAQPVKNMTLEVITLEGRTPVLFFDIPGTGAKATGKTVLLYGHLDKQPEMTGWRDDSGPWTPLLEDGKLYGRGSADDGYAVFAAMAAVLALDAENISRPRCVGLIETCEESGSYDLPPYLDALAPRMGDVGLVVALDSGAGSYDELWATTSLRGLVNGTMTVRMLTEGVHSGDAGGAVPSTFRIARQLLDRIDDSATGMTKSPVFSAPIPEERVTQAAQAAAILGDVVWKRFPWQSCGGAHEFTLPTTKDPVELILNRTWRSALSITGADGLPSTKSAGNVLRPYTALKLSLRIPPTVDGAEAAAEVKRLVEKNTPYNAVVDFAADSAATGWNAPAFAPWLTVALDAASMHYFGKPAAYMGEGGTIPFMGMLGAKFPDAQMLVTGVLGPKSNAHGPNEFLHIEYAKKVTAATALVISAL, encoded by the coding sequence ATGACCGCCCGCCCAGACACCCACCCATTCAATTCCGACCAATCCGCCGCGCTGTTGCGCCGTGCGAGCAAGCAGTGGGACTCGGACATTGTTCCGCAACTGATTGAGTACGTGAAGCTGCCGGCCAAGTCACCCTCGTTTGAGGCGGAGTGGAAGCGCGCCGGGCAAATCCAGCGGGCGATTGAGCAGGCGCAGAAGTTTGTGGCGGCGCAGCCGGTGAAGAACATGACGCTGGAGGTGATCACGCTCGAAGGGCGCACGCCGGTGCTGTTCTTCGACATTCCGGGTACCGGGGCCAAGGCGACGGGCAAGACGGTGTTGCTTTATGGTCACCTCGACAAACAGCCGGAGATGACTGGCTGGCGCGATGACTCGGGGCCTTGGACGCCGCTGCTTGAGGACGGCAAGCTCTATGGTCGTGGCAGCGCGGATGATGGCTACGCCGTGTTCGCCGCGATGGCGGCGGTGCTGGCGCTGGACGCCGAGAACATCTCGCGCCCGCGCTGCGTGGGTCTGATCGAGACCTGTGAAGAATCCGGTTCGTACGATCTGCCGCCCTACCTCGATGCACTGGCGCCGCGCATGGGCGACGTGGGCCTCGTCGTCGCGCTCGACTCGGGTGCCGGCAGCTATGACGAACTGTGGGCGACCACCTCGCTCCGCGGCCTGGTCAACGGCACGATGACCGTGCGCATGCTGACCGAAGGCGTCCACTCGGGCGACGCCGGGGGCGCGGTGCCGTCCACTTTCCGCATTGCGCGGCAGTTGCTCGATCGCATCGACGATTCGGCGACCGGCATGACCAAATCGCCGGTGTTCAGTGCGCCCATCCCCGAGGAGCGCGTGACACAGGCGGCGCAGGCGGCAGCGATTCTCGGCGACGTGGTGTGGAAGCGCTTCCCGTGGCAAAGCTGCGGCGGTGCGCATGAGTTCACGTTGCCGACCACCAAGGACCCGGTGGAGCTGATCCTCAATCGCACGTGGCGCTCGGCGCTCTCGATCACCGGCGCCGACGGACTGCCTTCGACCAAGAGCGCGGGTAACGTGCTGCGCCCCTACACGGCGCTGAAGCTCTCGCTGCGCATTCCGCCCACGGTGGACGGCGCCGAAGCGGCGGCAGAGGTGAAGCGGCTGGTGGAGAAGAACACGCCGTACAACGCGGTGGTCGATTTCGCAGCGGACAGTGCCGCCACCGGCTGGAACGCACCGGCCTTTGCGCCGTGGCTGACGGTCGCGCTGGACGCCGCGTCGATGCACTATTTCGGCAAGCCCGCGGCGTACATGGGCGAAGGCGGCACCATCCCGTTCATGGGTATGCTGGGCGCGAAGTTTCCTGATGCGCAGATGCTCGTCACCGGCGTGCTCGGGCCGAAGTCAAACGCACACGGCCCGAACGAGTTCCTGCATATCGAATATGCGAAGAAAGTGACAGCGGCAACGGCGCTGGTGATTTCGGCGCTTTAA
- a CDS encoding amidohydrolase family protein, with protein MLDLLITNANLADGRTGMSVAVRDGKIVEVAPHITAQAQETVDCGGMLLSPTFVDPHFHMDATLSYGLPRVNASGTLLEGIALWGELKPTLTADAIIERALTYCDWAVAKGLLAIRSHVDTSDPSLLAVEALLEVKRCVAPYLDLQLVAFPQDGVLRTKGGVDNLKRALDLGVDVVGGIPHFERTMADGAASVKLLCEIAAERGKLVDMHCDESDDPLSRHIETLAFETQRLGLHGRVTGSHCTSMHSMDNYYVSKLLPLIAESQVSVVANPLINITLQGRHDTYPKRRGMTRVPELLAAGVNVAFGHDCVMDPWYSLGSGDMLEVAHMGLHVAQMTSQSAMRQCFEAVTTNAAYVMHLQGYGLDVGCDASFVLLQARDPIEAIRLRATRLKVFRNGKLISTSHSSTAMLSIAERPSTVDWIQPR; from the coding sequence ATGCTCGACCTGCTGATCACCAACGCCAACCTTGCCGACGGTCGCACCGGCATGTCCGTCGCCGTACGCGACGGCAAGATCGTCGAAGTCGCGCCACACATCACGGCGCAAGCGCAAGAGACGGTCGACTGTGGCGGCATGCTGCTGTCACCCACCTTCGTCGACCCGCACTTTCACATGGACGCGACGCTGAGCTATGGCCTGCCGCGCGTCAACGCAAGCGGCACGCTGCTCGAAGGCATCGCGCTGTGGGGCGAACTGAAACCAACGCTGACGGCCGACGCGATCATCGAGCGCGCCCTCACCTATTGCGACTGGGCCGTCGCCAAAGGTCTGTTAGCGATTCGCTCGCACGTCGACACCAGCGACCCGAGCCTGCTCGCGGTCGAAGCCTTGCTTGAGGTTAAGCGATGCGTGGCGCCGTACCTGGATCTGCAGCTCGTCGCCTTCCCGCAAGACGGCGTACTGCGAACGAAGGGCGGCGTCGACAATCTCAAGCGCGCGCTCGACCTGGGCGTCGACGTGGTTGGCGGTATTCCGCATTTCGAGCGCACGATGGCCGACGGCGCGGCCAGCGTCAAGCTGCTGTGCGAGATCGCGGCCGAGCGCGGCAAGCTGGTCGACATGCACTGCGACGAAAGCGACGACCCGCTGTCACGCCACATCGAGACGCTGGCGTTCGAAACGCAGCGCTTGGGCCTGCACGGCCGCGTGACGGGGTCACACTGCACGTCGATGCACTCGATGGACAACTACTACGTCAGCAAGCTGCTGCCGCTGATCGCCGAAAGTCAGGTGAGCGTAGTCGCCAATCCGCTCATCAACATCACGCTGCAGGGCCGCCACGACACCTACCCCAAGCGCCGCGGCATGACGCGCGTGCCCGAGTTGCTGGCCGCAGGCGTCAACGTCGCCTTCGGCCACGACTGCGTGATGGACCCGTGGTACAGCCTCGGCTCCGGCGACATGCTGGAAGTCGCGCACATGGGCCTGCACGTCGCGCAGATGACCAGCCAGAGCGCGATGCGGCAATGCTTTGAGGCTGTCACCACCAATGCCGCTTACGTGATGCACCTGCAAGGCTACGGGCTGGACGTCGGCTGCGACGCGAGCTTTGTGTTGCTACAGGCGCGAGATCCGATTGAGGCTATCCGGTTGCGGGCTACGCGGTTGAAGGTATTTCGCAATGGCAAACTGATTTCAACATCACATTCTTCGACGGCTATGCTTTCGATTGCCGAACGACCAAGTACGGTCGACTGGATACAACCGCGTTAG
- a CDS encoding MBL fold metallo-hydrolase, with product MSRYPFSRLAAVAALAATALTLGVGTSFAAAPFAKTQAPGFYRMMLGEFEITALSDGTVKLPVKDLLNTTPGKVDAALKKAKIAYPVETSVNAYLINTGSKLVMIDAGAGALFGPTVGGLANSLKAAGYQPEQVDEIYITHMHPDHVGGLAANGVINFPNAVVRADKADADFWLSEANMKAAPKDAQGFFQGAQVSLKPYADAGKLKTFEGNVELVPGVRSWTSHGHTAGHSLYVVESKGEKLVLWGDLMHVAAVQFDDPAVTIKFDTDNKAAAKERAKAYADAAKRGYLVGSAHLSFPGLGYLRKNAGKGYTFIPVNYSSLR from the coding sequence ATGTCGCGTTACCCGTTCTCCCGTCTGGCCGCTGTGGCTGCTTTGGCAGCCACCGCTCTGACGCTCGGCGTCGGCACCAGCTTCGCCGCCGCACCATTCGCCAAAACACAGGCACCCGGCTTTTACCGCATGATGCTGGGCGAGTTCGAGATCACTGCGCTCTCCGACGGCACCGTCAAGTTGCCGGTGAAAGACCTGCTGAACACCACCCCCGGCAAGGTGGACGCGGCCCTGAAGAAGGCGAAGATCGCCTATCCGGTTGAGACCTCGGTGAACGCCTATCTGATTAACACCGGCAGCAAACTGGTGATGATTGATGCGGGCGCTGGTGCCCTGTTCGGGCCCACCGTAGGTGGCCTTGCCAACAGCCTGAAGGCGGCTGGCTATCAGCCGGAGCAGGTCGACGAAATCTACATCACACATATGCATCCGGATCACGTTGGCGGGCTGGCGGCGAATGGCGTCATCAATTTCCCGAACGCCGTGGTGCGGGCCGACAAGGCGGACGCCGACTTCTGGCTGAGTGAGGCGAACATGAAGGCAGCGCCAAAAGATGCGCAGGGATTCTTTCAGGGCGCGCAGGTATCACTGAAGCCCTACGCCGATGCAGGCAAGCTGAAGACGTTCGAAGGCAATGTGGAGCTGGTGCCCGGTGTGCGCTCATGGACGAGCCACGGCCATACCGCTGGGCACTCGCTTTATGTGGTGGAAAGCAAGGGCGAGAAGCTGGTGCTGTGGGGTGACCTGATGCACGTTGCGGCGGTGCAGTTCGACGACCCGGCGGTAACGATCAAATTCGACACCGACAACAAGGCTGCTGCGAAGGAGCGCGCCAAGGCGTATGCCGACGCGGCGAAGCGCGGTTATCTGGTGGGCTCGGCACACCTGAGCTTTCCGGGCCTGGGCTACCTGCGCAAGAATGCCGGCAAGGGTTACACCTTCATTCCGGTGAACTACTCGTCGCTCCGGTAG
- a CDS encoding ABC transporter permease, producing the protein MDLLNSIIDILGNASFWVAVLRIATPLIFGTLGVLLCERAGVLNLGIEGIMVAGAFAGWLTVYAGGSLWLGVLVAAITGAAFGLLHAWLTVGLALSQHVAGLGITMLATALSYYGYRVSFPKVNTPPTVTPFAPMDWLPIPVFDAQTPPTLLALALVPLIAWLLYRTPIGLAVRMVGENPQAAEGQGVSVAVVRTGAIVAGSALMGVAGSFLTLSAFNAFFFNMINGRGWICVALVVFAAWQPGKALVGALLFAFFDALQLRLQQSGDAVLPYQFYLMLPYVLSIVALIIVARRATYPQALMKPYRKGER; encoded by the coding sequence ATGGACCTTCTTAACTCCATCATTGACATCCTCGGCAACGCGTCATTCTGGGTGGCCGTGCTGCGCATCGCAACGCCGCTGATCTTTGGCACGTTGGGCGTGCTGCTGTGCGAACGCGCGGGCGTGCTCAACCTCGGCATCGAGGGCATCATGGTTGCCGGGGCGTTCGCGGGCTGGCTCACCGTGTACGCGGGCGGGTCGCTGTGGCTGGGTGTGCTCGTTGCGGCAATCACGGGCGCCGCGTTCGGCCTGCTACACGCATGGTTGACCGTGGGGCTGGCGCTGTCGCAGCACGTCGCCGGGCTCGGTATTACCATGCTCGCAACGGCGCTGTCATATTACGGCTATCGCGTGAGCTTCCCCAAGGTCAACACACCGCCCACCGTGACGCCGTTCGCGCCAATGGATTGGCTGCCGATCCCGGTGTTTGATGCACAGACACCGCCGACTTTGCTGGCGCTGGCGCTGGTTCCGCTGATCGCGTGGTTGCTCTATCGCACACCCATCGGCCTGGCGGTGCGCATGGTCGGCGAGAACCCGCAGGCGGCCGAAGGCCAGGGCGTCTCGGTCGCGGTCGTGCGTACGGGCGCGATCGTCGCAGGCTCGGCGTTGATGGGCGTCGCGGGGTCGTTCCTGACGCTGTCGGCGTTCAACGCATTTTTCTTCAACATGATCAATGGCCGCGGCTGGATCTGCGTTGCGCTGGTCGTGTTCGCCGCGTGGCAGCCCGGCAAGGCGCTGGTCGGCGCGTTGCTGTTTGCGTTCTTCGATGCGCTGCAACTGCGGCTGCAACAGTCCGGCGACGCGGTGCTGCCGTATCAGTTCTACTTGATGCTGCCCTACGTGCTGTCGATCGTCGCCCTGATCATCGTCGCACGGCGTGCGACGTATCCGCAGGCGCTGATGAAGCCTTATCGCAAGGGCGAGCGTTGA
- a CDS encoding ABC transporter permease, whose product MRLEKRNETSAVALVAAPFAAVAFTLLIAALLVLWAGAPVGKTYSQLLQGGFGSVFAWSETLTRATPLILTGLAATVAFKARLFNIGAEGQLYAGALAAIAVGGLHGGSGLEWSPWVLFPLMLLAAALAGAALLLGPALMKQKLGVDEVVTTLLFNFIVLLFVGAMLDGPMKDPTAMGWPQSVALNGDLELGKLIEGTRVHSGLLYAGALAAAMWALFRFTTLGFRIRAVGANARAAAFAGIPVTRTVVMVALLSGGLAGLAGAIEVAGRTGYVTLDMSPGYGYSGIVIAMLAGLHPLGVLVASVFVAGVLVGADSMSRAIGVPTYIADVIVATSLLSVLVATLLTQYRVRWK is encoded by the coding sequence ATGCGGCTAGAAAAGCGCAATGAAACCTCCGCCGTAGCGCTGGTCGCAGCGCCGTTCGCGGCCGTCGCCTTCACGCTGCTCATCGCCGCATTGCTGGTGCTCTGGGCCGGCGCACCGGTCGGCAAGACATATTCGCAGCTACTGCAGGGCGGTTTCGGCTCGGTGTTTGCGTGGAGCGAGACGCTCACGCGCGCGACACCACTGATCCTGACCGGGCTCGCAGCAACGGTGGCATTCAAGGCGCGCCTGTTCAACATTGGCGCCGAAGGGCAGTTGTATGCCGGCGCGCTCGCTGCGATTGCGGTCGGTGGCTTGCACGGCGGCAGCGGGCTGGAATGGTCGCCGTGGGTGCTGTTCCCGCTGATGCTACTGGCTGCTGCGCTGGCGGGCGCCGCATTGCTGCTCGGCCCCGCGCTGATGAAGCAGAAGCTCGGCGTCGACGAAGTGGTCACGACGCTGCTGTTCAACTTCATCGTGCTGCTGTTCGTCGGCGCGATGCTCGATGGCCCGATGAAGGACCCGACGGCGATGGGCTGGCCGCAGAGCGTTGCGCTCAACGGCGATCTCGAACTGGGCAAGCTGATCGAGGGCACGCGCGTGCACAGCGGACTGCTGTACGCGGGCGCGCTCGCAGCGGCGATGTGGGCGCTGTTCCGCTTCACCACGCTGGGCTTCCGGATTCGCGCCGTCGGTGCCAACGCGCGTGCAGCGGCGTTTGCGGGCATTCCCGTCACGCGCACGGTGGTGATGGTCGCTTTGCTATCGGGCGGACTCGCGGGGCTGGCAGGTGCCATCGAGGTCGCAGGTCGCACAGGCTACGTCACGCTCGACATGTCGCCCGGCTATGGCTACAGCGGCATCGTCATCGCGATGCTCGCGGGCTTGCATCCGCTGGGCGTGCTGGTCGCCAGCGTGTTCGTCGCCGGCGTGCTGGTGGGCGCCGACAGCATGAGCCGCGCGATTGGCGTGCCGACGTACATCGCGGACGTGATCGTCGCCACTTCGCTGCTTTCGGTGCTGGTCGCAACGCTACTCACGCAATACCGGGTGCGCTGGAAATGA